Part of the Nicotiana sylvestris chromosome 5, ASM39365v2, whole genome shotgun sequence genome is shown below.
TGTCAGGACTctattttcttcaagaatttaattatttttctaaaaattcacACAAACCCAAATAAACTAATGTGTTGTTGTATTTTTTTACACAAAAATAACGTTGAAATTTAAGCtccataactaaaaagaaaatacacTTTTTCTGGTTGAAAAGAAATTACtatttctacaacatgaaaataaagtagTCATTTTGTTGAGATAAAAGAAAATATGTTTTCTACATcataaaagaaaatactcatttattaaaatgaaaaaaaaattactctgtctataacatgaaaaaaaaattactattaataatatttttctaTTTAGGGGGGTGGGCGGGTGGGGGGAAGGGTTTTAGGGGTTGGGGGGTTTGGGATTTGGAGGGGGAGGGGTAGGTGGTGTGGGGAGGTTGGTGAAGAaggttgaaaaagagttttggaaaatgttttcccttttcttgatagggaaaacattttcctccaattggagaaaaatgagttcataagaaaaatgttttccaaaacatttaagccaaccaaatatgggaaaattggaaaattcataccaaacacaccctcaTTGGAATTTCATTTTGTAGCTCAATAAGCTAAGTGTTTATTTGCCAAGCGGATCTGTAAAGTTTAATGTTTCTAGGATGGCCATTTATCTATTCGGAAAAGGGCTTAAACTAACCTATCGTTTGCTAGATGGTTTATAAATATCCTCCGTCCATTTATCCGTCCAAAAAAATACACCACGTTAATTCTATTAATAAAATTACCCCCGCAACTAACGACAGAATTGGTGGGCCTACAGTTTAATAACGAGTCATTTTTCTACTGGGCCACATGGACGGAAACAAAAATGGATATTATTTCAACCTATTTATCTTATCCGATCCAAGGTTTTGTTATCTGGGTCATAAAATTACAACCCACCTAATTAACTGATCCTATAGAATCCGCAGTCATCCTCTCTCCTCCAAAATCTCTTATTTATACTAAACACAAATGTTCCTTTCCTACATAAAAACCTCATTTTCTTGTAACAGTCTAGAGCCCCCACTATCACTTTTTTCTCCCTTCTTTAGTCTCTTTCCTGTTCTCTGCATTGGAGCCTTGAACAATTCATGTAAATGGGATTAAATTTTGTAAAAAGATAAGATTTTGATAAAAGGAGTTTAATTATAGCATAGTAAATTTGAGGGTTTTTTTGTATTGCTTTAATGGCTGAAAACATTTATGATTGTGTAGCCACAAATCTTTTATGTACAGAAACAAAAAAAGTCTTTGTTTTGATGATCTTGATTCTTTGACTATAATTTCAACAGAACATTGAAACTAACAGTAAAGACTTGAGCTTTAACAATGGTATATTAAATCAGAACCATTAATTGATTTATCAAGTTTAAGTGAAGAAAGCTTTGGTTTTATGGTGCAAAGGGAAATGGAGTTTTTGCCTATAACAAGAGGAGGAGCATGGTCATCCTCTTGTTTCCAATTTTGGCAGATTATGAAAACAACTGGGTTGATCTTTTAATTTACTAATGCATCCTCTTTGATCTTGGGGCTGGGAACTGAGGGTACTTGTGTATGATTTGATGCATTCGCTTCTTTTTTATGACATAGCATTATAATTTGCTTGTTGAGAGCAGTAGCTATGGTGATGGAGTGGTGGAGAGAGAGTTTGGGTGAAATCAAGAAGAAACCGGAAAAATAGGGAAGCCATTGGGTCGGGTTAGCTAAGTGGGtcgaaataaaatttattttttattttagttaGAGATTGCCACGTGGCCCAGCAGAAAAATGATACGTCATTAAATTATAGGCCTACTAGTTCTGCCGTTAGTCGCGGGAGTAATTTTATTAATAGAATTAATGTGGTGTATTTTTTTGGATGGATAGATGGACGGATGATATTTATAAACCATTTAACAAGCAATAAGGATAGTTTTGGCCCTTTTCCGTTATCTATATCCTATTTATTTGGTACAACCGATGAAATGTCATGAGTAATATTGTGAACTATACATAGAAATAACAACGGACGAATATATTACTTTATACACAGTAATTCACTGCCAAAGAATTTGCTTATTCTTAGCAAAGTAACACCGTGATCATTGTGAGAAACAGTAAATTATTCGAAAATTAGGGCAAGATATAATTAAATATCCAAAACGCAACGTACATTTGTATGAAATATATTATCAGACTTTTCTATATAACGATATTTCTTTAAATATAAAAGCCAATTTTTCCTTGAAATTgatttttatgttatattttGTCTCTCTATAATAACTTTTTTGTTATAACAACAACAGCTGCCTTTATAATAATACGCTTTTTGTAAACGTATGCTTCTATAATAATTATGCATGTAGAATCTCTAAAATTAACAATAATAAGTCTAAATATCTTGAAAAATTAATGCACCATTTATAATGAAGAATATTATGTTTGTACATACTTCTACAATTAAAGTTTCATTCAATTTCATAAAAAGATATGCTTGGATGTTTCATTCCATTACATTGAAGTTTTCATCATGCATAATGTCTAATATTTGAAGATTTGCACATATTATTTTACGAACGTTTGGACAAAAATCTTCATCAATTCAAGCGTATACCACCAATAAGAGATTAAAATCTACAAAACAAGCTACAATCACAATTTTTTTCTATCAATCTTGAAAGAATTAAATTTCAAGTAGCTTTAAGATGTGTGCCTTACAGTTTAAACCCTTCTACATTTTGTTATGAATTTActaataaaatattaattttatttaatatttaattagtaAATATGCATATCTTTAgagattttaaatttgaatatttttttatattttatatgtaGCATTAAAAAAATTTGATATTATTGTCATAACAGCCAAATAATTTTAAACATCAAATATTGATATAGGTATATAACattctttcaaaaaaataataaaaaaaatcagaacaaaCGAGTCTGTTTATAAAAAAGTTTAGTTGTATAGTTAAAGACTGACTTAGTTTTATTTCCTTTTAGGGAAAACAGATCCATACTAATGAGCACCCTTAATCACAGGTGAAGCAAAGAGAAAAGGGCTAAGTCTTAAATGTCCCCGCGGAATTTGGGCGCATcaagaaaattattcttaatttaCGGACACTAACCGGTAACCACGGGGTATATACAGGTTGGGTTGGTTTGAATTTTttaattaccaaaccaaatcaatggtgtaggattttaaatttataaaccaaatcaaaccaacaaAGTCAGATTTTTCAATCTCAAATTttcggatttttgaatttttccgaTAAAGTTTCATAGCACGAAATATGTAACTTATGCTCCAAATATTATTTTTAGTCCCAATAGGATACAACTATTTAATgtatttttttaaggaaataaCACAAGAATATAATATGAGTCATAGCATTGTACTAAAATATTTaataacaaagataataaaatcgcataaaacaaatattaataattaactaatgagtcataataaaaatgaacataatctaaaagtactatataagtcatgctaaaataagtacatCTAATAAGTACTATTAATTATATGACTAAGCAgtaaagaaaaagataaactatGTTATGCATATTTATTATAAACCAATTCTGCAAAACCAAAAATAGATATCCAACACTATTGTCATTTCTAGTGTTGAATTGAATttattttgttagcattagtattgtgtatacggtgaaatcggaggatcCAATTCCTCGTCATCGAGGCACCTCAAATGATCGTCTCGAAGGCTCGAGACTATAAGGCCACGATCGAGTTTCCTCTCTCGAGGTTTGtcgacgctcgacctcggggcaatGCAGACCAACAACTATATTGGAAAAGAGGGAAGTTCCCAAAGGATGCAACTAGAGCCgacaaagtctgtcaggctagtctgagcccgcATCATGACGTCggctagctgtcccatctccatatctttgtaataaatgcgtTTGTACTATGGGAGGATCCCCCATtttctatataaagggggtccttaCCACAATGTAAGGATTGATTGCTCGATATTAAataaacaagaacattctctctgcttgcTAACATACTCTATTGAGATTATTGCTTCAATTTATTATCTTcgttattgttcatcatttattgcttatcattggctataaagagccttcattgattttattataactgttagttgTACTTCGACCAtcttcgatagctcccagccaagctccggaatcgacctcgaggcctccgaatcgacaagctcgaggccctgatAAGAACCCATCGATTTGGTCATCACCTTTTCCTTAACtctcatttcgtttctaagtGTCACATACATAGTATTAACTGcttaataactagcataaaaatagatcacgtatttttagagtcccataaccaaatttaattgttattaccattttcacggtaaacatattgattttattttatttgagttactacatttatgggctataaaacttattggattattcaagaatgttaagtccaagcttgaaataatgcttaaaaagataaaactgtgaaaaaagtttaagaaatatttataaaattaCATTACAAcaaatatttatatgtataaaatgtttttaaaaattatataaatgtaatgtcgggttggtttgatttcggtttgacttttttacaaatcaattatggtctaatttttttttccaataccaaaccaaatcaaaccaaacctcaTCGGGTATTTTTtccggtttgactcggattatccgTTTACTACGGTTTATCGGTTTTCTTTGTACACCCCTGCTAACCACATTTCGAGAAACTAATTCGTCATTTTAGCTGAATACACAAGTTTCCAAAACGCAAATTAAGGTCCCGTTTGGCCATGagttttgccaaaataaatttgggatttatttttaaaactcaTGTTTGGTCATAAATTTTGCCCACATTTTGACAAAATCCCAAAATCACCCCAATTActgattttgggccaaaatcccaaaacttgggaattatatacatgtttttccaaaataaaattggaaaatatgttttgaaaatgtatgtccaaacacatttttatcttcaaaccaaacttcacccaaatcagatttttcaaaataaatttggaatctatggccaaacgctagCTAAAATTTCTGTGAGATATACATATTGCTATCTCAATATAAAAGGAAAATGTCTAATGATAATACAACCATGGTAATCTGGAAAACTCCGCTCGAAAAATAGAAAAGGTGTGAAACCAGTAAAAGTTATTATGCCGCCAAACGACGTTACTTTCAATACTTAATAGTGCACTTAAGacttcttagtataaatagagggATGATGCATAAGCTCTAGGAACACACCAATCCATCGAATAAGAGATTTAATTAATAGTATAAGAATATGGCTACCCTCATTTGCCCTGAAGACCATTCTCCTGTTGCTGATGCAGAGGCTATTAGGAAGGCCTGTAAAGGTTATTCAAACTTCTCTATCTTTCCTTTCGTATTCttgttttttaatttcttttataaaCATCATCATCAAGTTTAATTAGTTGAGATCTGATCATGCTAACCATTCACTGTTTATTCCTTTGCCTTCTAGTAATATACTATAAGAGGTTAAATTGTACAAATGGAGTAAAAAAAGTTATACAGATGTATATTGgttaaattcattttatttaggtGTTACCTTTTTGGTGTTTTCTTATTTATCCTTGGGTATTAGTATGTTCTAAAATGAATTTTACTTTTAAGCAGATATATATGTACAGAAAGAAGACTGACATGATTAATATAAAGACTGTGAAAGGAAATGTTTCTCTTACATGAGATCTTTTATTGTGACAACTTAATTATAGTAGTAGTTATTTCTTTTAGTTATATGGTCGAGTTTTAATAATTTATCGTCTTGGTAAATATAGTTTATTTGCAGTTCTCATTGATTAACTCTATCTCTCTTTTAACATTGATTTTTCACTattattttcctttatttgtatATATGTTCTTATTACATTTCTGTTAAGTGGAATTTAGGGTGGGGAACGGATGAAAAGACCCTAATATCAATACTTGGGCATAGAAATGCAACACAGAGGAAGATAATAAGGAAAACTTATGAGGAGATGTACAATGAACATCTTGTGAAGCGCCTTGAATCTGAGTTGTCTGGACACTTTGAGGTATTCTTATCTCTTGAAAACCAACTGCTTgctaaatattaaataaaaagatttaatttaTATACACTGTAAGAAacagaaacagcctctctaccttcgtaggtaggtaggggtaaggtctgcgtacacactacccttcttAAACCTCACTTGTGGAATTCCACTGGATTAATGTTATTGTAATTTATATACACTGacaatataattattttttacatTATTACTAGTAACAGATTACCAGCCATATTTTGCAAAACCAGATtgatttaataattatttttgtttaatttccaAATATAATTATGAATACAGAAAGCAGTGTACAGATGGATGTTGGATGAAGAAGAGAGGGATGCAGTTATATTGAATGTTGCAATAAAAGAGAAACCAATCCCAGATTACACTTCCATTATAGAGTTGTCATGTATTTATTCCCCTCAAGAATTCTTGGGTGTGAAGCGTGCATATCAAGCTCGCTATAAGCATTCTGTTGAAGAGGACTTAGCTCTGCATTCCACTGGTGAACTACGCAAGGCATGCatgtttaattatcaactactcctataatatatatttttaggCAAAATACCTTAAAACCCCCCTAAACACGGATTATTAATTACAGCCTTAAATTATTTGTGGTCTTAATTACCCCCTCAACTTGGACTTTTGAGAGTCATTACCCCCCTGGACGCTGATGTAGCAAAAAGTGTGGGTGCACTCGCCTGCCACATAGATTTTTCTGTATATGtggcattttttttgaaaaataaaatatatttttacctttttaagaatgttacttttttagataatttttttcgaatacaatttataataaaatttggatagaactacattatttaggctacatttttttatttggctaaaaataataaagttttagttaatcatttttttgaatttgatctgaaaataaagatatatacaattgaaataaatagtcaaggcatctaaaaaattataaaaaatacatagtttgaaattaattattttggctataatattttatatagctctaaattatgctgctctaaaaatattttttttttacagattttacctgaaaaagtaaaaatatacagttgaaataaatagtcattgcaaCCAAAGAACAAATAAAAAGATTGTACAATTGCAGTATAATGCAAGTGATTCATTTTATTTCTTGTAATTGTACActctttttgtttcttcttttgatgcaataactatttatttcaactgtaTATTACTTTTCTGGGTAAAAtctataaaaaaattatatttttagagCACCTTAATCcagagctatataaaaaattatagccaaaataattaatttcaaactatgtgcttttttttataactttttagatgctttgactatttatttcaattatataaatctttattttcaggtaaaattcaaaaaaaaaaattaactaaaactttattatttttagccaaataaaaaaaatttagcctaaataatgtagttctatccaagttttattataaattgtattcgaaaaaaattatctaaaaaagtaacatacttaaaaaggtaaaaatagtatattttatttttcaaaaaaatgccacaTATACAAAAAATCCACGTAAATCCATGTGGCATACGAGTGCACTCACACTCTTTGTCACATTAGCGTCCAGGGGGTAATGActctcaaaaggccaagttgaggGGAGGGGGTAAGTAAGATCACGAATATTTTAAGACTGCAACTAATAATCCGTGTCAAGTTTAGGGAGGTTTTAAGGTATTTTgccaatatttttattatttttgtatttcctGGTTATGATAATAATATTGTTGGCTTTTCGCAACACACGTACAGCTTTTGGTTTTCCTAGTGGGAATATACAGGTATGCTGGTGATGAGATAGATGCAAGACTAGCCAAATCTGAGGCTGATATCATGTGCAATGCAATAAAAAGCAAGGAATTTAATCATGAAGAGATAGTTAGAATAATTACTACAAGGAGCAAGACTCAACTCAGAGCAACCCTAAACCGCTACAAGGATGACAATGGCTCCTCACTAACCAAGGTTATAATTAGTTCAAACTCTAATAGAACTCGAATCTATACGAATTGGGGTTATAACTTATAATAGTGTAAAAAATTTCTATGCTACCACTATAATTTAACGTATTGCAATAAATTATCTATCTTATTTTACAGGTAAATTGTTCCACTTATTATGAGTATGCAGTTACTTGCACTAATCTTTTCTAGTTAATATCTTTTAAATGATTAGATAGtgtaaaaattattattttacacTCAGCATGTAAAAGTTAAACTCTGAGTAATTTGAAATTCCATTATCCCTATATTATACTTTCTATAGTCAATATCAACCGTCAAATAATATATCTAGAAAACAAGATATATCGGGCTCGTGATTTGGTCTtaattcttttttcttcttttttcagcACTTGAGGGACGGCGAGGCAAAGGCAGCTAATGCTTTCTTAGGAGCGCTGCGAACGACAATCCGATGCATTATTAATGACCCTCAGCTATACTATGAAAAGGTAACTAATAAATTGTTTGGATATGAGTTGGTTGAGATATTAAAAAAGTAGAATTTCGaagttgaaattgaaaaaaatcaaataatttcCAGCTATTATTTCTAGTCTTTGAtccaaaatctatggccaaaagTAAGTCTTTTTCCGGGCACTTTTTGAGAACAAATGGCACGTTGGTATGTTACGAATGTGAGTACTAATTAGATTAATGGTCAAAATTGATGTGATGTTATGCAGGTAATTCGGCGTGCCCTAATGAAGTCAGGGACAGATGAGGAGTCGGTGACGAGAGTGATAGTGAGCAGGGCAGAGAAGGACTTGGAGGTTATTAAAGAGCTTTTCTACAAGAGGAACAGTGTCACTCTTTGTCATGCCGTCTCTAAGCACACTTCTGGGGATTACAAGTCTTTCCTTCTTGCTCTCTTGGGAAACCAAAACTAATCAATTATCATCAACTTTTCTGAGGCCAGTGACAGCAGAAgggtgtgtgtgtgagagagttTGTCACTTGAATAAAAGAAAATTgacaaaaaaataagaaaaaacatCCATCGTTGAGAATTGTTTATTAATTTGGATATTGTGTGACTTTATatctgttattgttgttgttgttatttctcCAGGCTCTGGTGTATGTGATtgcttttaatattttttttccaaGGTTCAAGTGCCTCATGTTACTTAGCTTGTTCAACGTCGGCTTATGTTGTTGCaataaattttcattttcttttcttttctgcttTCTTAATATTGTTTGCCCGATTACTTGCGGTTGCTTTCAATATCTTTCCCGTCAAGATTGAAGAGCTTACATGCCAATTGAAGGACTTTCGTTGTGTGGATGTTttaaatatatatacacacaacctTTTCAGTTTTAAGTTTTGAGTAACTTATAAATCTGTTAATCTTTCACCAATTAACCAAACTACCCTTTAGCCATAATATtctaaaaattatttaaaaaatcaaACAACTAATGAATATCGTTGAAACTGCCCATTTAGGCTTTTTAGAGTTAAAATGCATGACGTAAGAGAAACTTGGAAGTTAGCAGGAAAAATATGTATCTTGTAGTTGTGTTTTATATTATGTATTCTTTTGAAAGAACATTATTAATGAGTAAGGTAGGATAGCTACTCAAAACATAAATAAGGGAGCTTTCTGTGATACAAATATATACAGAAATAAGTACTTGGGAGGAACTGTTTATTAGTAAAACGGTACAGTTAGAATTTATATGTAGTTTATAGACAAGTGAACCGATCTAAtcctaaaatgataaataaatttgataaaaatgtaaGACTTAGCTTTGAAATTGAGATAAAACAACAAATATCTTAGTCCCGGGACCAAAACTTCCAGAGGCAGTAAAAACAATGTAAATAGATAAGAAATTAAAGTAAAATATTATTGAGCTATTGATAGAATATAGTGTATGATTGTCAGAAAATTCGTGTCCTTTACAATGAAGgtagagctcactatttatagatGCACCTAAGGAACAAGGTCTCAGGATCAAGCCCATCTAAAATGACAATTATGAGGGCACACAGTTTACATCAcaattttggagagccgtgcagcgagagttgggctcccaggttgagttgagcacatcatttcaccctcagatagacggacaatccgagcacactattcagatattggaggatatgctacgcgcttgtgtcatagattttgggggttcttgggatcagtttcttccgctcgcggagtttgcctacaacaacagctaccactCGATCATTCAGATAGCTTTGTATGAGGCATCGTATGGGAGACGGTGttgatctccggtgggttggtttgagccgggcgaggctaggctattgggtactgacttggttcgagatgctttggacaaggttataTTGATTCAGGATTGGCTTCGCACGACGCAGTCTAGACAGAAAAGTTACGCCGATAGGAAGGTTCGTGACGttgcttacatggttggggagaaggtactACTCAAGGCTTCACCCATaaaaggtgttatgaggttcggtaagaagggcaagttaagccctcgGTATATTGGGGCATTTGAGGTCCtttagaggattggagaggtgacttacaagcttgccttgccTTCTAGCTATCGAgtgttcatccagtatttcatgtttctatgctccaaaagtatgTCGGCGATCTGTCTcgtgttttggattttagcacggttcagttggatgacgatttgacttatgatgtgtagccggtggccattttgggTCGGCAGGTTCAGAGGTTGAGGTCAAAGGACATAGCTTCAGTAAAGGTGCAACAGAGAGGTCAGCTAGTTGAGGAGGCTACTTGAGAGACCGAGCCgaagatgcggagcagatatccacgcctatttgagactccatgTACGTTTCTAGatccgttcaaggacgaatgtttatttaagagggggaggatgtaatgacccggtcggtcgttttgagagttgtagcctcATTCCCCTATTTATTGCTCATCTTATGCTTAATAGTTTCTATGTgacttaccgggttagttggttcggtTCTGGGGAGGTTTCAGAatgagttgagacacttagtctcaaagttggaagcttaagttgaaaggttgaccggatgttgaattGTGTATAAATGGCTctgaaatggagttttgatggttcaatTAGCTCCGTTggttgattttggacttaggagtgtgtccgactagtaatttggaggtctgtagttgaATTAGGCTTTAAATGGTAAAAGTTGaaaatt
Proteins encoded:
- the LOC104217440 gene encoding annexin-like protein RJ4; this encodes MATLICPEDHSPVADAEAIRKACKGWGTDEKTLISILGHRNATQRKIIRKTYEEMYNEHLVKRLESELSGHFEKAVYRWMLDEEERDAVILNVAIKEKPIPDYTSIIELSCIYSPQEFLGVKRAYQARYKHSVEEDLALHSTGELRKLLVFLVGIYRYAGDEIDARLAKSEADIMCNAIKSKEFNHEEIVRIITTRSKTQLRATLNRYKDDNGSSLTKHLRDGEAKAANAFLGALRTTIRCIINDPQLYYEKVIRRALMKSGTDEESVTRVIVSRAEKDLEVIKELFYKRNSVTLCHAVSKHTSGDYKSFLLALLGNQN